From Mustela nigripes isolate SB6536 chromosome 13, MUSNIG.SB6536, whole genome shotgun sequence, one genomic window encodes:
- the DNAAF2 gene encoding protein kintoun isoform X3 — protein sequence MTLRQKARTPICISLQECSNSEKLHEKEEKGNEGSHLTEKENIEYPTTSTTDSNSSLEVKVLETDSCGSVACLRGAPDVSHLLFEKSQQPESKMEPEFIKEKSPAYSNEEKEDLEEPVITEEKESDGDDLSSLLNRASVHNLSGLNNVKETNMQDGSVQFIKDHVTQCAFSFHNSLLYDLD from the exons ATGACTTTGAGGCAGAAAGCTCGGACGCCTATCTGCATATCT TTGCAAGAATGTAGTAACTCTGAAAAGCttcatgaaaaggaagaaaaaggcaatGAAGGAAGTCAtctaactgaaaaagaaaatatagaatatccTACTACCTCAACAACTGATTCTAATTCATCTCTAGAAGTTAAAGTACTAGAGACAGACAGTTGTGGTTCAGTTGCATGCCTGCGAGGGGCTCCTGATGTTTCACACTTGCTATTTGAAAAGTCTCAGCAACCTGAGTCAAAAATGGAACctgaatttataaaagaaaaaagtcctgcttactcaaatgaggaaaaagaggaCTTAGAAGAGCCAGTgataacagaagagaaagaatcagATGGAGATGACCTATCTTCATTACTAAACAGAGCTTCAGTTCACAATTTATCTGGTCTTAACAACGTAAAAGAAACCAATATGCAGGACGGTAGTGTGCAGTTTATTAAAGATCATGTGACTCAATGCGCATTCAGTTTTCATAATTCTCTGCTATATGACTTGGACTGA
- the DNAAF2 gene encoding protein kintoun isoform X1 — translation MAKATASSPLEDLDLSGEEVQRLTSAFQDPEFRRMFTQYAEELTDPENRRRYEEEITALERERGVDVRFVHPQPGHVLRTSLDGARRCFVNVCSNALVGAPSSQPGPRGAAAGSQWSLPYSLAPGREYAGGRGTRYTVYDVVFHPEALALARRHERFRQMLDATALEAIEKQFGVKLDHRNAKTLKIKYKGTPEAAVLRTPLPGGVPARPEGEPESPLPDFPYPYRCPAVAGNSVVPRPLAPSPPEAVLEPAPTEPRYSVVQRHHVDLQDYRCSRDSAPSPVPRELVVTIELPLLRSAEQAALEVTGKRLCLDSRKPDYRLRLSLPYPVDDSRGKAQFNKARRQLVVTLPVALPPARQEPAVAPEESVYTSGTDGAACASAREGEVGPAGGCAGNGGPDPGAADALITTPAAAAEQLVFEPDERDLDEQAVCTTGIEGEPPSVAENSPEDGGGVSPGTSSGGLDRGSAAGRESARGDLGAETRVLGEGAGREPSDRAMGGPGTGGKEPLCPPLQCNQDEESLTLLIQVPQIQPQSLQGDVSPFGYKLGFSTQGLVYYSFFLQFAPENKLSTKEPVASISSNNAVIELAKSPECHGHWREWYYGLNKDSLQERLFVNEENVDEVLEEVLSPPLNQTMSLTPPLIEVLQVTDSKVQIHAKLQECSNSEKLHEKEEKGNEGSHLTEKENIEYPTTSTTDSNSSLEVKVLETDSCGSVACLRGAPDVSHLLFEKSQQPESKMEPEFIKEKSPAYSNEEKEDLEEPVITEEKESDGDDLSSLLNRASVHNLSGLNNVKETNMQDGSVQFIKDHVTQCAFSFHNSLLYDLD, via the exons ATGGCCAAGGCGACAGCCTCTTCGCCGCTGGAGGACTTGGACCTGAGCGGAGAGGAGGTCCAGCGGCTCACCTCAGCCTTTCAGGACCCGGAGTTCCGGCGAATGTTCACCCAGTACGCCGAGGAGCTCACGGACCCGGAGAACCGACGGCGCTACGAAGAGGAGATCACCGCGCTGGAGCGTGAGCGCGGAGTGGACGTGCGGTTCGTGCACCCGCAGCCGGGTCACGTACTGCGCACCAGCCTCGACGGGGCGCGTCGCTGCTTCGTGAACGTGTGCAGCAACGCGCTGGTGGGCGCGCCCAGCAGCCAACCCGGCCCCAGGGGCGCGGCGGCCGGCAGCCAGTGGTCCCTGCCCTACAGCCTGGCTCCCGGCCGCGAGTACGCGGGGGGCCGAGGCACCCGCTACACGGTCTACGACGTGGTCTTCCACCCAGAAGCGCTCGCGCTGGCCAGGCGCCACGAGCGCTTCCGCCAGATGCTGGACGCCACGGCACTGGAGGCCATCGAGAAGCAGTTCGGCGTGAAGCTGGACCACAGGAATGCCAAGACCCTGAAGATCAAGTACAAGGGGACCCCGGAGGCCGCCGTGCTGCGCACACCCCTCCCCGGGGGCGTACCGGCCCGGCCTGAGGGGGAGCCGGAGAGCCCTCTCCCTGATTTCCCCTACCCCTACCGGTGCCCGGCGGTGGCCGGGAACTCAGTGGTCCCGCGACCCCTGGCGCCCTCCCCTCCGGAGGCGGTCCTTGAGCCCGCCCCCACCGAGCCTCGTTACAGCGTGGTGCAGCGCCACCACGTGGACCTCCAGGATTACCGCTGCTCCCGGGACTCGGCCCCCAGCCCGGTGCCCCGGGAGCTTGTGGTCACCATCGAGCTGCCGCTGTTGCGCTCGGCTGAGCAGGCGGCGCTGGAGGTGACGGGAAAGCGGCTGTGCCTCGACTCAAGAAAACCCGACTACCGGCTGCGGCTCTCGCTCCCGTACCCGGTGGACGACAGCCGCGGCAAGGCGCAGTTCAACAAGGCCCGGCGACAGCTGGTGGTCACGCTGCCCGTGGCGCTGCCCCCTGCGCGCCAGGAACCTGCCGTGGCGCCGGAAGAGTCCGTCTACACGTCCGGAACTGACGGCGCGGCCTGCGCTTCCGCTCGCGAGGGGGAGGTGGGCCCGGCAGGGGGTTGTGCCGGGAACGGTGGGCCGGATCCCGGAGCTGCGGACGCCTTGATCACCACGCCCGCCGCCGCTGCGGAGCAGCTCGTCTTCGAGCCCGACGAGCGGGACTTGGACGAGCAAGCGGTGTGCACAACGGGCATCGAAGGGGAGCCGCCCTCGGTAGCGGAGAACTCACCTGAGGACGGTGGAGGAGTCTCCCCTGGTACTTCATCTGGGGGTCTTGACAGAGGGTCTGCTGCAGGAAGAGAGAGTGCGCGTGGAGATCTCGGAGCTGAGACTCGAGTGCTCGGGGAAGGCGCGGGCCGGGAGCCCTCCGATCGAGCCATGGGTGGTCCCGGGACCGGCGGCAAGGAACCTTTGTGTCCTCCTTTGCAGTGTAATCAGGATGAAGAATCCCTGACTCTGTTGATTCAAGTGCCTCAGATCCAACCGCAAAGTCTTCAAGGGGATGTGAGTCCCTTCGGGTACAAACTGGGCTTCTCCACCCAAGGCTTAGTTTACTATTCCTTCTTTTTGCAATTTGCTCCGGAGAATAAATTGAGCACCAAAGAACCAGTGGCTAGTATTTCTTCGAACAATGCAGTGATAGAACTGGCCAAATCTCCAGAATGCCATGGACATTGGAGAGAATGGTATTATGGTTTAAACAAGGATTCTTTGCAG gaaaggcTGTTTGTCAATGAAGAAAATGTTGATGAGGTTCTTGAAGAAGTCCTGAGCCCTCCACTTAATCAGACAATGTCCTTAACCCCACCATTAATTGAAGTTCTTCAGGTTACTGATAGTAAGGTTCAAATTCATGCAAAG TTGCAAGAATGTAGTAACTCTGAAAAGCttcatgaaaaggaagaaaaaggcaatGAAGGAAGTCAtctaactgaaaaagaaaatatagaatatccTACTACCTCAACAACTGATTCTAATTCATCTCTAGAAGTTAAAGTACTAGAGACAGACAGTTGTGGTTCAGTTGCATGCCTGCGAGGGGCTCCTGATGTTTCACACTTGCTATTTGAAAAGTCTCAGCAACCTGAGTCAAAAATGGAACctgaatttataaaagaaaaaagtcctgcttactcaaatgaggaaaaagaggaCTTAGAAGAGCCAGTgataacagaagagaaagaatcagATGGAGATGACCTATCTTCATTACTAAACAGAGCTTCAGTTCACAATTTATCTGGTCTTAACAACGTAAAAGAAACCAATATGCAGGACGGTAGTGTGCAGTTTATTAAAGATCATGTGACTCAATGCGCATTCAGTTTTCATAATTCTCTGCTATATGACTTGGACTGA
- the DNAAF2 gene encoding protein kintoun isoform X2: protein MAKATASSPLEDLDLSGEEVQRLTSAFQDPEFRRMFTQYAEELTDPENRRRYEEEITALERERGVDVRFVHPQPGHVLRTSLDGARRCFVNVCSNALVGAPSSQPGPRGAAAGSQWSLPYSLAPGREYAGGRGTRYTVYDVVFHPEALALARRHERFRQMLDATALEAIEKQFGVKLDHRNAKTLKIKYKGTPEAAVLRTPLPGGVPARPEGEPESPLPDFPYPYRCPAVAGNSVVPRPLAPSPPEAVLEPAPTEPRYSVVQRHHVDLQDYRCSRDSAPSPVPRELVVTIELPLLRSAEQAALEVTGKRLCLDSRKPDYRLRLSLPYPVDDSRGKAQFNKARRQLVVTLPVALPPARQEPAVAPEESVYTSGTDGAACASAREGEVGPAGGCAGNGGPDPGAADALITTPAAAAEQLVFEPDERDLDEQAVCTTGIEGEPPSVAENSPEDGGGVSPGTSSGGLDRGSAAGRESARGDLGAETRVLGEGAGREPSDRAMGGPGTGGKEPLCPPLQCNQDEESLTLLIQVPQIQPQSLQGDVSPFGYKLGFSTQGLVYYSFFLQFAPENKLSTKEPVASISSNNAVIELAKSPECHGHWREWYYGLNKDSLQERLFVNEENVDEVLEEVLSPPLNQTMSLTPPLIEVLQVTDSKVQIHAKRTSSI, encoded by the exons ATGGCCAAGGCGACAGCCTCTTCGCCGCTGGAGGACTTGGACCTGAGCGGAGAGGAGGTCCAGCGGCTCACCTCAGCCTTTCAGGACCCGGAGTTCCGGCGAATGTTCACCCAGTACGCCGAGGAGCTCACGGACCCGGAGAACCGACGGCGCTACGAAGAGGAGATCACCGCGCTGGAGCGTGAGCGCGGAGTGGACGTGCGGTTCGTGCACCCGCAGCCGGGTCACGTACTGCGCACCAGCCTCGACGGGGCGCGTCGCTGCTTCGTGAACGTGTGCAGCAACGCGCTGGTGGGCGCGCCCAGCAGCCAACCCGGCCCCAGGGGCGCGGCGGCCGGCAGCCAGTGGTCCCTGCCCTACAGCCTGGCTCCCGGCCGCGAGTACGCGGGGGGCCGAGGCACCCGCTACACGGTCTACGACGTGGTCTTCCACCCAGAAGCGCTCGCGCTGGCCAGGCGCCACGAGCGCTTCCGCCAGATGCTGGACGCCACGGCACTGGAGGCCATCGAGAAGCAGTTCGGCGTGAAGCTGGACCACAGGAATGCCAAGACCCTGAAGATCAAGTACAAGGGGACCCCGGAGGCCGCCGTGCTGCGCACACCCCTCCCCGGGGGCGTACCGGCCCGGCCTGAGGGGGAGCCGGAGAGCCCTCTCCCTGATTTCCCCTACCCCTACCGGTGCCCGGCGGTGGCCGGGAACTCAGTGGTCCCGCGACCCCTGGCGCCCTCCCCTCCGGAGGCGGTCCTTGAGCCCGCCCCCACCGAGCCTCGTTACAGCGTGGTGCAGCGCCACCACGTGGACCTCCAGGATTACCGCTGCTCCCGGGACTCGGCCCCCAGCCCGGTGCCCCGGGAGCTTGTGGTCACCATCGAGCTGCCGCTGTTGCGCTCGGCTGAGCAGGCGGCGCTGGAGGTGACGGGAAAGCGGCTGTGCCTCGACTCAAGAAAACCCGACTACCGGCTGCGGCTCTCGCTCCCGTACCCGGTGGACGACAGCCGCGGCAAGGCGCAGTTCAACAAGGCCCGGCGACAGCTGGTGGTCACGCTGCCCGTGGCGCTGCCCCCTGCGCGCCAGGAACCTGCCGTGGCGCCGGAAGAGTCCGTCTACACGTCCGGAACTGACGGCGCGGCCTGCGCTTCCGCTCGCGAGGGGGAGGTGGGCCCGGCAGGGGGTTGTGCCGGGAACGGTGGGCCGGATCCCGGAGCTGCGGACGCCTTGATCACCACGCCCGCCGCCGCTGCGGAGCAGCTCGTCTTCGAGCCCGACGAGCGGGACTTGGACGAGCAAGCGGTGTGCACAACGGGCATCGAAGGGGAGCCGCCCTCGGTAGCGGAGAACTCACCTGAGGACGGTGGAGGAGTCTCCCCTGGTACTTCATCTGGGGGTCTTGACAGAGGGTCTGCTGCAGGAAGAGAGAGTGCGCGTGGAGATCTCGGAGCTGAGACTCGAGTGCTCGGGGAAGGCGCGGGCCGGGAGCCCTCCGATCGAGCCATGGGTGGTCCCGGGACCGGCGGCAAGGAACCTTTGTGTCCTCCTTTGCAGTGTAATCAGGATGAAGAATCCCTGACTCTGTTGATTCAAGTGCCTCAGATCCAACCGCAAAGTCTTCAAGGGGATGTGAGTCCCTTCGGGTACAAACTGGGCTTCTCCACCCAAGGCTTAGTTTACTATTCCTTCTTTTTGCAATTTGCTCCGGAGAATAAATTGAGCACCAAAGAACCAGTGGCTAGTATTTCTTCGAACAATGCAGTGATAGAACTGGCCAAATCTCCAGAATGCCATGGACATTGGAGAGAATGGTATTATGGTTTAAACAAGGATTCTTTGCAG gaaaggcTGTTTGTCAATGAAGAAAATGTTGATGAGGTTCTTGAAGAAGTCCTGAGCCCTCCACTTAATCAGACAATGTCCTTAACCCCACCATTAATTGAAGTTCTTCAGGTTACTGATAGTAAGGTTCAAATTCATGCAAAG AGAACTAGCAGCATTTAG